The DNA region CGCATCATCCGCAAGGGGTGGAAAAAGGGCGATGGCACCGAGACCGCTTGGATCGAGCTGCTGGGCGCCGAAAAGACACTCGAAGCCAAGAAGGAAAAGACGGCAGAGCGCCGCACCAAGCGCATCGAAGAGACGCGCAAGCAGATGGAAGAGCAGGGCGAAGTGCCTCTCGCCGACGCCGGCGAAGACAAGAAAGAATACAAGAAAGAGTAGTAGTCAGAGGCTCACTTCAAAGCGCCCGCATCCGCGGGCGCTTTCTGCTTTTGGGCCCGTCTTTCTGATATAGGAGTAGCAATGCCATCGCCGCGCGAGCGCCGCAACGTCTACCTCTTTGGTGCGACCAGTTTTCTCAACGACACCGCCAGCGAGATGGCTTACTGGATCCTCCCCGCGTTCCTCGCTTCCATCGGCGCTGGTCCAGCGCAACTCGGCATCATCGAAGGCATCGCCGAGAGCGTGGCAGCGGGCGCCAAGCTTTTCTCCGGATACTTTACCGACCGCGTCTCGCGGCGCAAGCCGCTGGTCGTCTTCGGCTACGCGCTGGCGAACGTGGCAAAACCCATGCTCGCGGTCGCGACCGCGTGGTGGCAGGTGCTCATCATCCGCTTTGCCGATCGGACGGCGAAGGGGATCCGCGGCGCGCCGCGCGATGTGATGGTCGCAGAATCGGTTGAGCCGGAGCGCCGCGGTTCCGCGTTCGGACTTCTCCAGGCGATGGATTCCGCCGGCGCCATCGCCGGACCGCTGCTGGCGCTGTTCATCCTCACGCATCACGGGATGCGCGCCGTCTTCTGGGCCGCGGCCCTCCCCGGCGGGCTCGCTATCCTCGTGGTCTGGCTATTCGTGCGTGAGCCGGCGGAACACACGCGGGCCGCGAAGCAATCAGCCGCACCCTTCACGCTGCGTCCCGGATTGCCCTGGCGCTTCCACTATGTGCTGCTCGCGGTGGCGCTGTTCTCGCTCGGCAACTCGAGTGACATGTTCCTGGTATTGCGCGCCGCCGACGCCGGCATCGCGGCGAGCTATGCGCCGCTGCTCGGCCTGGTCTTCAACATCACGTATACGCTGACCTCATGGCCCGCGGGCAAACTCAGCGACAAGGTGCCGCGCCACTTCGTGGCTGCGGCGGGATACATCGTCTTCGCGGCGGTCTATGCGGTGTTCGCGGCAGCGCCGTCGCGCGCCGCCATCTGGGCCGCGATGGCCAGCTACGGACTCTTCTACTCGCTCACCAATCCCGTGCTGCGCGCGCTGGTGGTGGACTACGCACCTGAACCGAAGCGCGGACGCGCGCTCGGCTTCTTCTACTTCGTCACCAGCATCACCACGCTGCTCGCGAGCCTGATCACCGGCGAGCTGTGGCAGCAGTACGGCGCGCGCGTGCCCTTCGGGTTATCCGCTGCGCTGGCCATGGTGGCCGCGCTCATGCTGTTGTTCGCGAGCGCGCCTGCGAGCGCGCCGCGCGCT from Acidobacteriota bacterium includes:
- a CDS encoding MFS transporter, which translates into the protein MPSPRERRNVYLFGATSFLNDTASEMAYWILPAFLASIGAGPAQLGIIEGIAESVAAGAKLFSGYFTDRVSRRKPLVVFGYALANVAKPMLAVATAWWQVLIIRFADRTAKGIRGAPRDVMVAESVEPERRGSAFGLLQAMDSAGAIAGPLLALFILTHHGMRAVFWAAALPGGLAILVVWLFVREPAEHTRAAKQSAAPFTLRPGLPWRFHYVLLAVALFSLGNSSDMFLVLRAADAGIAASYAPLLGLVFNITYTLTSWPAGKLSDKVPRHFVAAAGYIVFAAVYAVFAAAPSRAAIWAAMASYGLFYSLTNPVLRALVVDYAPEPKRGRALGFFYFVTSITTLLASLITGELWQQYGARVPFGLSAALAMVAALMLLFASAPASAPRAPAPATLRQ